Genomic DNA from Jonesia denitrificans DSM 20603:
GGGCACCAGCGCGCCATCGTCGCTACCTTGCTGCTGAACGGTCCCTCCAGTCGCACCGACCTCGTTCACAACCTCAACCTCTCTGCCGGGTCACTGACGCGCCTCACTCGCCCCCTCATCGACGCAGGCATTCTTCAGGAACAATCCACGAACCCCACCCAGGCAAGTATCGGCCGCCCCTCTGTCCCGCTCACCCTCAACGCTGACCGCCACCGATTTATCGGAATCAAGTTGACCGCCACCGATTCACATGCGGCACTCACAACAACCCACGCCGAGATCGAACACACAATCAACACCCCACTGTCGGTCACCGATGCAACCACTGTGCTCGACCTCATGGCCGACCAAATCCTCACCCTCGCAGCACACACACCACACCCCATTTTGGGAGTCGGTGTCACCCTCGGTGGGCACGTCGCCCACTACAGTGTGGTCACACGAGCGGACTACCACGGGTGGGAAAACCTCGACGTCGCACACGAGCTTCAGGCGCGCACTGGCTTCACTATCGTCGTGGACAATGACATCGTCGCGCACACCGAATACTCCAGCTGGTTTGGTCAAGGTCGCGGAGCTGAACGGTTCGCACTGTTCACCCTGGGCGCGGGGATTGGGTTCGGTGTTGTCGTTCACGGACATGCGGTCTCCACCCCGGAAGCAGGATTCTCACTCCTGTCCCATCATCGACTCCTCACCGAAGAGCTCCTCACCCGCGTTCCCGACCCGGAATACGTGCGCGGGAGTTGCGGTCACCTCGCTTGTGCTCGTACATTATTCACCAGCGGCGAGATCTCACGTCGCGCCTCCCTCCTGTTGGGTCGGGACGTCTCCGCCCCCGAGGTGCTCACTCTCGCCAAAGCAGGCGCGCCGCTCGCACGGCAGCTGATCAATGTTTCCGGGTACGCCCTTGGACAATTCCTTGCCGACGTCGCCAATATGGTCCTGCCCGAGCGCATCATCCTGGGCGGCGAAATGTGCGAAATCGCGGACGTGGCACGCGATGCCCTTAACGATGGACTCCGTCACTTCCGCGACTCGCGCACCACACCGCCCGCACTGTTCCTCGACAACCCCGACATTTCCTCATGGGCGCGTAGTGCTGCCACCCTCGCTATTCATAACCTCTTTATCGGGCGCGGCGCACTGCCCGTAGGTGGTGACAACTCCCGATGCGCGACACCAGACAACCCCACAAATCCACGGTAGAGTTCCCTACTGTTACCATTCCGTAATCTTCGGAGTGGTTGTAGGCACGTCACCCCCACCTCGTCTGGCACCTGCCGCCCCGAGAGCTCTTTGCACCACAGTGTGTGAGCTGCAGATCCCGGAGAAAGACGAGGTCACTTCATGCACATGAGGCACGCACGCCCCACAGGTCCATCGTGGATCGCAGTTGCACTTCCCCTCGCACTGAGCACCCTGCTCATCAGTGGCGCTGCAGTTGTCGCCACCGGGGTCCTTGACGCCCCTTCAGGGCAGGCACAAGCACCAGACCTTATCGTGCCACCAGGTCGCATCCCCCAGCACTACACAGACCCGGAACTCATCAGCGCCGGTGAAGACCTCGCCGCGGCAGAACGTGATGCTCGCGAAGATGCTGCACAACGCCTAGCGGAAGAAAAGGCTAAGGAAAAGAAAGCAGCGAAACAGACTGAGGCAAAGAAGAAGGCAGCTGCCGAAAAGAAACGTGCCGCCGAAGAACAACATGCCGCAAACAACAGTGCAGAGACCCCAACAACAGGCAGTGTCGCAGCGGGGACACGTGACGCCCGCGCGACAATTCTTCCCGAAACTGGGGTCCTTGACACCGCAAGCCGCTCCGCTGTTCGTGACGCTTTCCGTACCCGCGTGGCTCAACACCTTGTCGACGAACCCCAACCGCAGGTTAGTGGTTGCACTGTCGCCCCCACCAGTAACGCCACCCGTGAACGCGCGTTGTCTGCCGTCAACTTTTCCCGCGCTCTCGTTGGGTTGTCGCCAGTGACGTTTAGCGCTGACTACAACGAGCGTTCCGAACAGGCTGCTCTCGTGCAACACATTCAAGGTTTCCTCAGCCACAGCCCCACTGACGGTGACTGTGATTTGCCCGTGGGAGTGCGCACCTCTGGTGAAGCGAACCTGTCCATGGGGACACATGGCGCTCGAAACATCCTTGCCTATCTAGAGGACTCCGGCGATAACAACGCCCCCGTTGGCCACCGAAAACACATTCTCAACCCTGGCCAACAAGAAATGGGGATTGGCTTCGCGGGGCAATATGGCGCCCTGTACGTGTTCGGGGAGACCTCCTCAAACAATCCCACACCAGAGTGGATTCCCTGGCCTTCCGCAGGCTATTTCCCCACCGATATGGAGCCTCAGGGACGATGGTCCATCACAACAACTCAACGGGATGTCGACTTCTCCGCAGCAACTGTTACTGTCACGCAGGGTTCCACATCACGCACCGCTGACATCATCTACCGAGACGCTGGAAATGCGCGCTATGGCGACCAAGCGGGAGTCACATTCACTGTTCCCGAGTCGATGCGAACTGTGACGGCTGACGGGGAAGCGCGTATCACTGTCACGCTCAGCGGCGTGAGATCCCAAAGCGGGACATTACCCGAGGAGACCTACACGGTGGTGTTGTTCAACGCTCACTAGCGATGACCATGTGCGGAGACTATCCAACAACGCAAAAAGCCCTCCGTGAGGAGGGCCTTGCAAAGTTTGTGGTGCGGCTGTGTCCTACTCTCCCACACCCTTCCGAGTGCAGTACCATCGGCGCTGGCAGGCTTAGCTTCCGGGTTCGGGATGGGACCGGGCGTTTCCCCGCCGCTGTGACAGCCGCAAGTACTATTATGCCGAGTTCGACAGTGCGTTGCAACCAGCTAGACAATGGTCTACGCCACACTTTGTAAGCGTGGCGAGCCGATTGGCAGTGTGGCTAGGTCAGCGGCACCTCGAAGAACACTGACTGGTCACTGCGCTCTCCGTACCCGGACATACGTTCGTAGCCCAACTTTTCATAGAGAGCGATCGCTTCAGGTTGTTCTGTTCCTGTTTCCAAGACAAGACGCAATCCTCGTTTGTCTGGGCGTTGCGCGTACGCACGGGCTTGCCGTTCAATCTCTTCAAGGAGCATTTTCGAATAACCGTTTCCGCGGAATGATTCACGGACGAATACTCGCTTCACTTCGACGACTGGGCCTTCGAACTGTGCGTACTTTCCTGTCACGTCGATAATGGAGGCAGCGCCAACGTCGACGCGCTGCCCTTCAACGAGCGCTGATAACACGATCATAGCGACGGCAACATCGGGTTCCGGGTCTGGGTCGACTGCGGGAACGTTATATCGTCGGCACAGTTCGTCCGCGGCTTCTTGGCGCAATGCTACTGCGGCTGGCGCCATCCACTGGGTGAGGCGCATAGTCGCGGCGGAGGCGTGCGGTCGGACGGTGTCCTGGAGGAGTTCTGTCACGCTGAATCAGTGTTTCTGTGAGTACGGAATCTTCCGGATACCCATAAACTAACGCAGTTTCGCGCGGCGTGACGTTGTAAGTGACCCACAGAACATGTGACGCGATACGTCACGTTTTCGCTAGTAGCGGCATCCCTGGTCAGCGTGCCGCGGGGTTGTCATGGTGTTTATTGTATGAGGGGTGTTGGGGTGGTGTTCTTGTTACACGCTGGGTGGTGTGGTGTTGTTGTGGGTATGGGAAAAGGGTGGGGTACTGGCAAGGTTTCCTTGCGAGTACCCCACCCTTTTTGTGGTGGTGTTGCGGTCGTGTCCTACTCTCCCACACCCTGTCGGGTGCAGTACCATCGGCGCTGGTAGGCTTAGCTTCCGGGTTCGGGATGGGACCGGGCGTTTCCCTGCCGCTATGACGACCGCGAGTTGTGTGGGCCACTGAACCATGTGGTTGTGGTGTGGTGGTTGGTGGTTTGTGGGTGGTGAACCGGGTAGTGGACGTGGTGTGCAGGTGTGTTTGTGTGGTGTGTTAGTGGTTGGCGTATTAGTACCGGTCAGCTCCGCGCATTACTGCGTGTCCACGTCCGGCCTATCAACCCACTGGTCTGGTGGGTGCCTTCACAACCAAGTGGTTGTTGGAAACGTTATCTTGAAGCAGGCTTCCCGCTTAGATGCTTTCAGCGGTTATCCCTTCCGAACGTAGCTAACCAGCCGTGCACCTGGCGGTACAACTGGCACACCAGAGGTTCGTCCGTCCCGGTCCTCTCGTACTAGGGACAGGTCTTCTCACGTTTCCTGCGCGCGCAGCGGATAGGGACCGAACTGTCTCACGACGTTCTAAACCCAGCTCGCGTACCGCTTTAATGGGCGAACAGCCCAACCCTTGGGACCTACTCCAGCCCCAGGATGCGACGAGCCGACATCGAGGTGCCAAACCATGCCGTCGATATGGACTCTTGGGCAAGATCAGCCTGTTATCCCCGGGGTACCTTTTATCCGTTGAGCGACCACGCTTCCACAAGCCATGGCCGGATCACTAGTTCCGACTTTCGTCCCTGCTTGACCTGTCAGTCTCGCAGTCAAGCTCCCTTGTGCACTTACACTCGCCACCTGATTGCCAACCAGGTTGAGGGAACCTTTGAGCGCCTCCGTTACTCTTTAGGAGGCAACCGCCCCAGTTAAACTACCCACCAGGCACTGTCCCTGGACCCGATCAGGGTCCGAGGTTAAGGTATCCGATTCAATCAGAGTGGTATTTCAACGTTGACTCCACCCACGCTGGCGCGCGGGTTTCCTAGTCTCCCACCTATCCTACACAAACTGAAGCGAACACCAATACCAAGCTATAGTAAAGGTCCCGGGGTCTTTCCGTCCTGCTGCGCGTAACGAGCATCTTTACTCGTAATGCAATTTCGCCGAGTTCATGGTTGAGACAGCAGAGAAGTCGTTACGCCATTCGTGCAGGTCGGAACTTACCCGACAAGGAATTTCGCTACCTTAGGATGGTTATAGTTACCACCGCCGTTTACTGGGGCTTAAATTCTCAGCGTCACCACCAAA
This window encodes:
- a CDS encoding CAP domain-containing protein, with product MRHARPTGPSWIAVALPLALSTLLISGAAVVATGVLDAPSGQAQAPDLIVPPGRIPQHYTDPELISAGEDLAAAERDAREDAAQRLAEEKAKEKKAAKQTEAKKKAAAEKKRAAEEQHAANNSAETPTTGSVAAGTRDARATILPETGVLDTASRSAVRDAFRTRVAQHLVDEPQPQVSGCTVAPTSNATRERALSAVNFSRALVGLSPVTFSADYNERSEQAALVQHIQGFLSHSPTDGDCDLPVGVRTSGEANLSMGTHGARNILAYLEDSGDNNAPVGHRKHILNPGQQEMGIGFAGQYGALYVFGETSSNNPTPEWIPWPSAGYFPTDMEPQGRWSITTTQRDVDFSAATVTVTQGSTSRTADIIYRDAGNARYGDQAGVTFTVPESMRTVTADGEARITVTLSGVRSQSGTLPEETYTVVLFNAH
- a CDS encoding ROK family protein; this translates as MNPPRTTSHGNDANEPLLPLSGHQRAIVATLLLNGPSSRTDLVHNLNLSAGSLTRLTRPLIDAGILQEQSTNPTQASIGRPSVPLTLNADRHRFIGIKLTATDSHAALTTTHAEIEHTINTPLSVTDATTVLDLMADQILTLAAHTPHPILGVGVTLGGHVAHYSVVTRADYHGWENLDVAHELQARTGFTIVVDNDIVAHTEYSSWFGQGRGAERFALFTLGAGIGFGVVVHGHAVSTPEAGFSLLSHHRLLTEELLTRVPDPEYVRGSCGHLACARTLFTSGEISRRASLLLGRDVSAPEVLTLAKAGAPLARQLINVSGYALGQFLADVANMVLPERIILGGEMCEIADVARDALNDGLRHFRDSRTTPPALFLDNPDISSWARSAATLAIHNLFIGRGALPVGGDNSRCATPDNPTNPR
- a CDS encoding GNAT family N-acetyltransferase is translated as MTELLQDTVRPHASAATMRLTQWMAPAAVALRQEAADELCRRYNVPAVDPDPEPDVAVAMIVLSALVEGQRVDVGAASIIDVTGKYAQFEGPVVEVKRVFVRESFRGNGYSKMLLEEIERQARAYAQRPDKRGLRLVLETGTEQPEAIALYEKLGYERMSGYGERSDQSVFFEVPLT